From Carya illinoinensis cultivar Pawnee chromosome 5, C.illinoinensisPawnee_v1, whole genome shotgun sequence, one genomic window encodes:
- the LOC122310815 gene encoding beta-arabinofuranosyltransferase RAY1 isoform X3, which translates to MKAFQVGLWSVWLSGFVLIGLSLYSTQRLPTLKDRIRVTKLDQEAVGDPDNPKITIFSAPSPFNGSVGARQSLAIRSWLALSAQIIVVLFSQDPSAVSFAVPFGSRVLVEPNIDFTFLGTPFFHSMIARSRSFTSDIFVVIDPETILLPDFISTLNYAYELDRDWLLVASSRNFSYFPYYLDEAGKHWQRGDGKWVRTQELQELLSKIWRWNRCEGRMLMAWNSGDWPLHTGVLPPFLYGKGIHNHWVINEAVSSELRFVFDASWTISSFHLNHQDHWPNGIVGDSRVSDIENRRWEYVGNSHIGALYGSLLYREANYSSLIKLLKCSGQYVFTNTTEKTVYPYGYQSARSLCKRRILHSWWKKRIVACVDAIKSLDKILDCSLKDQMRPSAPLDLSFSLESLLPLIADKNKTIVLAVAGYSYKDMLMNWVCRLRRLLITNFMICALDQETYSFSVLQGLPVFKDPLAPNNISFNDCHFGTECFQRVTKVKSRMVLSILKLGYNVLLSDVDVYWFMNPLPLLHSLGPAVLGAQSDEFNKTGPINLPRRLNSGFYFARSDNSTIAAMEKVVKHAATSALSEQPSFYDTLCGEGGSNRVGDNRCVEPETNLTVHFLDRNLFPNGAYLDLWRKKNVKAACVKMGCFVLHNNWIGGRLKKLERQVLSGLWDYDSSTRMCLQNLP; encoded by the exons ATGAAG GCATTTCAAGTTGGATTATGGTCAGTTTGGCTATCTGGGTTTGTGTTAAttggtctctctctctattctaCTCAGAGGTTACCTACCCTCAAGGATCGGATCAGAGTGACCAAACTTGATCAAGAAGCTGTCGGCGATCCAGACAATCCGAAGATTACCATATTCTCAGCACCTAGTCCATTCAATGGCTCTGTTGGGGCTAGGCAGAGTCTAGCTATTCGGTCATGGCTTGCACTGTCCGCACAAATTATTGTTGTTCTCTTCAGCCAAGACCCTTCCGCTGTTTCTTTCGCAGTTCCCTTTGGTTCGAGGGTTTTGGTTGAGCCCAACATTGATTTCAC gtTCCTTGGTACCCCATTCTTTCATTCAATGATAGCAAGATCGCGGTCATTCACATCGGATATTTTCGTTGTTATTGATCCCGAAACCATTCTTCTACCTGACTTCATTTCCACCCTAAACTACGCTTATGAACTTGACCGTGATTGGCTCCTTGTTGCTTCATCACGTAATTTCTCCTACTTCCCATACTACTTGGATGAAGCTGGGAAACATTGGCAAAGAGGGGATGGAAAATGGGTGAGAACCCAGGAG TTGCAGGAGCTGCTTTCTAAAATCTGGCGATGGAATCGTTGTGAAGGAAGAATGCTTATGGCTTGGAACAGCGGAGATTGGCCATTACATACAGGAGTTCTTCCTCCTTTCTTGTATGGGAAGGGGATCCACAACCACTGGGTCATTAATGAGGCTGTATCATCTGAACTCAGGTTTGTGTTTGATGCCAGTTGGACCATCTCAAGTTTCCATCTAAATCATCAGGACCATTGGCCTAATGGAATAGTTGGAGATTCCAGAGTTTCAGATATTGAAAACAGAAGGTGGGAGTATGTTGGCAATTCCCATATTGGGGCATTGTATGGATCATTGTTATATCGCGAGGCTAATTACTCTAGCCTGATAAAACTTTTGAAATGTAGCGGACAATATGTTTTCACCAACACAACTGAAAAAACTGTCTATCCATACGGATACCAGAGTGCCCGTAGCTTATGTAAGAGAAGGATCTTGCATTCATGGTGGAAAAAGAGGATCGTGGCTTGTGTTGATGCTATTAAATCACTGGACAAAATACTAGATTGCTCTTTGAAGGATCAGATGAGACCCTCAGCCCCATTAGATCTTTCATTCTCCTTGGAGTCACTCCTTCCATTAATTGCAGATAAGAATAAAACAATTGTGCTTGCAGTTGCTGGATATAGTTATAAGGACATGCTAATGAATTGGGTGTGCAGATTACGCCGCCTTCTGATTACAAATTTTATGATCTGTGCCCTTGACCAAGAAACCTACTCGTTCTCTGTTCTGCAG GGTCTGCCTGTTTTCAAGGACCCACTGGCTCCAAATAACATCAGCTTCAATGACTGCCACTTTGGTACAGAATGCTTTCAGAGGGTGACCAAAGTGAAATCCAGAATGGTTTTAAGTATACTGAAGCTTGGTTACAACGTGCTCCTAAGTGATGTGGATGTATATTGGTTTATGAATCCATTGCCTTTGCTTCACTCTCTTGGCCCTGCCGTTCTTGGGGCACAGTCTGATGAATTTAACAAGACAG GACCAATAAACTTACCTAGGCGTTTAAACTCTGGTTTCTACTTTGCTCGTTCTGACAATTCAACTATTGCTGCCATGGAGAAGGTGGTGAAGCATGCAGCGACGTCGGCCCTATCTGAGCAGCCAAGCTTCTATGACACATTGTGTGGGGAAGGTGGGTCCAATCGTGTGGGTGATAATAGATGTGTGGAACCTGAAACGAATCTGACTGTTCATTTCTTAGATAGAAACCTCTTCCCAAACGGTGCTTACCTAGATCTGTGGCGGAAGAAAAACGTTAAAGCTGCCTGTGTGAAGATGGGTTGCTTTGTTCTCCACAACAATTGGATTGGTGGGAGGCTGAAGAAGCTAGAGAGACAGGTATTGTCAGGCTTATGGGATTATGATTCTAGTACAAGGATGTGCTTGCAAAACTTGCCCTAG
- the LOC122310815 gene encoding beta-arabinofuranosyltransferase RAY1 isoform X6: MPICYPCLLMKPPRILFLRSFLYFLFWIHADYCSAVCFGSQAFQVGLWSVWLSGFVLIGLSLYSTQRLPTLKDRIRVTKLDQEAVGDPDNPKITIFSAPSPFNGSVGARQSLAIRSWLALSAQIIVVLFSQDPSAVSFAVPFGSRVLVEPNIDFTFLGTPFFHSMIARSRSFTSDIFVVIDPETILLPDFISTLNYAYELDRDWLLVASSRNFSYFPYYLDEAGKHWQRGDGKWVRTQELQELLSKIWRWNRCEGRMLMAWNSGDWPLHTGVLPPFLYGKGIHNHWVINEAVSSELRFVFDASWTISSFHLNHQDHWPNGIVGDSRVSDIENRRWEYVGNSHIGALYGSLLYREANYSSLIKLLKCSGQYVFTNTTEKTVYPYGYQSARSLCKRRILHSWWKKRIVACVDAIKSLDKILDCSLKDQMRPSAPLDLSFSLESLLPLIADKNKTIVLAVAGYSYKDMLMNWVCRLRRLLITNFMICALDQETYSFSVLQGLPVFKDPLAPNNISFNDCHFSTECFQRVTKVKSRMVLSILKLGYNVLLSDVDVYWFMNPLPLLHSLGPAVLVAQSDEFNKTGSACFQGPTGSK; the protein is encoded by the exons ATGCCAATTTGTTATCCATGCCTTCTTATGAAACCACCTCGTATTCTTTTTTTGCgtagttttttatatttcctGTTTTGGATTCATGCGGATTATTGCTCAGCAGTTTGTTTTGGTTCCCAGGCATTTCAAGTTGGATTATGGTCAGTTTGGCTATCTGGGTTTGTGTTAAttggtctctctctctattctaCTCAGAGGTTACCTACCCTCAAGGATCGGATCAGAGTGACCAAACTTGATCAAGAAGCTGTCGGCGATCCAGACAATCCGAAGATTACCATATTCTCAGCACCTAGTCCATTCAATGGCTCTGTTGGGGCTAGGCAGAGTCTAGCTATTCGGTCATGGCTTGCACTGTCCGCACAAATTATTGTTGTTCTCTTCAGCCAAGACCCTTCCGCTGTTTCTTTCGCAGTTCCCTTTGGTTCGAGGGTTTTGGTTGAGCCCAACATTGATTTCAC gtTCCTTGGTACCCCATTCTTTCATTCAATGATAGCAAGATCGCGGTCATTCACATCGGATATTTTCGTTGTTATTGATCCCGAAACCATTCTTCTACCTGACTTCATTTCCACCCTAAACTACGCTTATGAACTTGACCGTGATTGGCTCCTTGTTGCTTCATCACGTAATTTCTCCTACTTCCCATACTACTTGGATGAAGCTGGGAAACATTGGCAAAGAGGGGATGGAAAATGGGTGAGAACCCAGGAG TTGCAGGAGCTGCTTTCTAAAATCTGGCGATGGAATCGTTGTGAAGGAAGAATGCTTATGGCTTGGAACAGCGGAGATTGGCCATTACATACAGGAGTTCTTCCTCCTTTCTTGTATGGGAAGGGGATCCACAACCACTGGGTCATTAATGAGGCTGTATCATCTGAACTCAGGTTTGTGTTTGATGCCAGTTGGACCATCTCAAGTTTCCATCTAAATCATCAGGACCATTGGCCTAATGGAATAGTTGGAGATTCCAGAGTTTCAGATATTGAAAACAGAAGGTGGGAGTATGTTGGCAATTCCCATATTGGGGCATTGTATGGATCATTGTTATATCGCGAGGCTAATTACTCTAGCCTGATAAAACTTTTGAAATGTAGCGGACAATATGTTTTCACCAACACAACTGAAAAAACTGTCTATCCATACGGATACCAGAGTGCCCGTAGCTTATGTAAGAGAAGGATCTTGCATTCATGGTGGAAAAAGAGGATCGTGGCTTGTGTTGATGCTATTAAATCACTGGACAAAATACTAGATTGCTCTTTGAAGGATCAGATGAGACCCTCAGCCCCATTAGATCTTTCATTCTCCTTGGAGTCACTCCTTCCATTAATTGCAGATAAGAATAAAACAATTGTGCTTGCAGTTGCTGGATATAGTTATAAGGACATGCTAATGAATTGGGTGTGCAGATTACGCCGCCTTCTGATTACAAATTTTATGATCTGTGCCCTTGACCAAGAAACCTACTCGTTCTCTGTTCTGCAG GGTCTGCCTGTTTTCAAGGACCCACTGGCTCCAAATAACATCAGCTTCAATGACTGCCACTTTAGTACAGAATGCTTTCAGAGGGTGACCAAAGTGAAATCCAGAATGGTTTTAAGTATACTGAAGCTTGGTTACAACGTGCTCCTAAGTGATGTGGATGTATATTGGTTTATGAATCCATTGCCTTTGCTTCACTCTCTTGGCCCTGCCGTTCTTGTGGCACAGTCTGATGAATTTAACAAGACAG GGTCTGCCTGTTTTCAAGGACCCACTGGCTCCAAATAA
- the LOC122310815 gene encoding beta-arabinofuranosyltransferase RAY1 isoform X2 has product MPICYPCLLMKPPRILFLRSFLYFLFWIHADYCSAVCFGSQAFQVGLWSVWLSGFVLIGLSLYSTQRLPTLKDRIRVTKLDQEAVGDPDNPKITIFSAPSPFNGSVGARQSLAIRSWLALSAQIIVVLFSQDPSAVSFAVPFGSRVLVEPNIDFTFLGTPFFHSMIARSRSFTSDIFVVIDPETILLPDFISTLNYAYELDRDWLLVASSRNFSYFPYYLDEAGKHWQRGDGKWVRTQELQELLSKIWRWNRCEGRMLMAWNSGDWPLHTGVLPPFLYGKGIHNHWVINEAVSSELRFVFDASWTISSFHLNHQDHWPNGIVGDSRVSDIENRRWEYVGNSHIGALYGSLLYREANYSSLIKLLKCSGQYVFTNTTEKTVYPYGYQSARSLCKRRILHSWWKKRIVACVDAIKSLDKILDCSLKDQMRPSAPLDLSFSLESLLPLIADKNKTIVLAVAGYSYKDMLMNWVCRLRRLLITNFMICALDQETYSFSVLQGLPVFKDPLAPNNISFNDCHFSTECFQRVTKVKSRMVLSILKLGYNVLLSDVDVYWFMNPLPLLHSLGPAVLVAQSDEFNKTGPINLPRRLNSGFYFARSDNSTIAAMEKVVKHAATSALSEQPSFYDTLCGEGGSNRVGDNRCVEPETNLTVHFLDRNLFPNGAYLDLWRKKNVKAACVKMGCFVLHNNWIGGRLKKLERQVLSGLWDYDSSTRMCLQNLP; this is encoded by the exons ATGCCAATTTGTTATCCATGCCTTCTTATGAAACCACCTCGTATTCTTTTTTTGCgtagttttttatatttcctGTTTTGGATTCATGCGGATTATTGCTCAGCAGTTTGTTTTGGTTCCCAGGCATTTCAAGTTGGATTATGGTCAGTTTGGCTATCTGGGTTTGTGTTAAttggtctctctctctattctaCTCAGAGGTTACCTACCCTCAAGGATCGGATCAGAGTGACCAAACTTGATCAAGAAGCTGTCGGCGATCCAGACAATCCGAAGATTACCATATTCTCAGCACCTAGTCCATTCAATGGCTCTGTTGGGGCTAGGCAGAGTCTAGCTATTCGGTCATGGCTTGCACTGTCCGCACAAATTATTGTTGTTCTCTTCAGCCAAGACCCTTCCGCTGTTTCTTTCGCAGTTCCCTTTGGTTCGAGGGTTTTGGTTGAGCCCAACATTGATTTCAC gtTCCTTGGTACCCCATTCTTTCATTCAATGATAGCAAGATCGCGGTCATTCACATCGGATATTTTCGTTGTTATTGATCCCGAAACCATTCTTCTACCTGACTTCATTTCCACCCTAAACTACGCTTATGAACTTGACCGTGATTGGCTCCTTGTTGCTTCATCACGTAATTTCTCCTACTTCCCATACTACTTGGATGAAGCTGGGAAACATTGGCAAAGAGGGGATGGAAAATGGGTGAGAACCCAGGAG TTGCAGGAGCTGCTTTCTAAAATCTGGCGATGGAATCGTTGTGAAGGAAGAATGCTTATGGCTTGGAACAGCGGAGATTGGCCATTACATACAGGAGTTCTTCCTCCTTTCTTGTATGGGAAGGGGATCCACAACCACTGGGTCATTAATGAGGCTGTATCATCTGAACTCAGGTTTGTGTTTGATGCCAGTTGGACCATCTCAAGTTTCCATCTAAATCATCAGGACCATTGGCCTAATGGAATAGTTGGAGATTCCAGAGTTTCAGATATTGAAAACAGAAGGTGGGAGTATGTTGGCAATTCCCATATTGGGGCATTGTATGGATCATTGTTATATCGCGAGGCTAATTACTCTAGCCTGATAAAACTTTTGAAATGTAGCGGACAATATGTTTTCACCAACACAACTGAAAAAACTGTCTATCCATACGGATACCAGAGTGCCCGTAGCTTATGTAAGAGAAGGATCTTGCATTCATGGTGGAAAAAGAGGATCGTGGCTTGTGTTGATGCTATTAAATCACTGGACAAAATACTAGATTGCTCTTTGAAGGATCAGATGAGACCCTCAGCCCCATTAGATCTTTCATTCTCCTTGGAGTCACTCCTTCCATTAATTGCAGATAAGAATAAAACAATTGTGCTTGCAGTTGCTGGATATAGTTATAAGGACATGCTAATGAATTGGGTGTGCAGATTACGCCGCCTTCTGATTACAAATTTTATGATCTGTGCCCTTGACCAAGAAACCTACTCGTTCTCTGTTCTGCAG GGTCTGCCTGTTTTCAAGGACCCACTGGCTCCAAATAACATCAGCTTCAATGACTGCCACTTTAGTACAGAATGCTTTCAGAGGGTGACCAAAGTGAAATCCAGAATGGTTTTAAGTATACTGAAGCTTGGTTACAACGTGCTCCTAAGTGATGTGGATGTATATTGGTTTATGAATCCATTGCCTTTGCTTCACTCTCTTGGCCCTGCCGTTCTTGTGGCACAGTCTGATGAATTTAACAAGACAG GACCAATAAACTTACCTAGGCGTTTAAACTCTGGTTTCTACTTTGCTCGTTCTGACAATTCAACTATTGCTGCCATGGAGAAGGTGGTGAAGCATGCAGCGACGTCGGCCCTATCTGAGCAGCCAAGCTTCTATGACACATTGTGTGGGGAAGGTGGGTCCAATCGTGTGGGTGATAATAGATGTGTGGAACCTGAAACGAATCTGACTGTTCATTTCTTAGATAGAAACCTCTTCCCAAACGGTGCTTACCTAGATCTGTGGCGGAAGAAAAACGTTAAAGCTGCCTGTGTGAAGATGGGTTGCTTTGTTCTCCACAACAATTGGATTGGTGGGAGGCTGAAGAAGCTAGAGAGACAGGTATTGTCAGGCTTATGGGATTATGATTCTAGTACAAGGATGTGCTTGCAAAACTTGCCCTAG
- the LOC122310815 gene encoding beta-arabinofuranosyltransferase RAY1 isoform X1 translates to MPICYPCLLMKPPRILFLRSFLYFLFWIHADYCSAVCFGSQAFQVGLWSVWLSGFVLIGLSLYSTQRLPTLKDRIRVTKLDQEAVGDPDNPKITIFSAPSPFNGSVGARQSLAIRSWLALSAQIIVVLFSQDPSAVSFAVPFGSRVLVEPNIDFTFLGTPFFHSMIARSRSFTSDIFVVIDPETILLPDFISTLNYAYELDRDWLLVASSRNFSYFPYYLDEAGKHWQRGDGKWVRTQELQELLSKIWRWNRCEGRMLMAWNSGDWPLHTGVLPPFLYGKGIHNHWVINEAVSSELRFVFDASWTISSFHLNHQDHWPNGIVGDSRVSDIENRRWEYVGNSHIGALYGSLLYREANYSSLIKLLKCSGQYVFTNTTEKTVYPYGYQSARSLCKRRILHSWWKKRIVACVDAIKSLDKILDCSLKDQMRPSAPLDLSFSLESLLPLIADKNKTIVLAVAGYSYKDMLMNWVCRLRRLLITNFMICALDQETYSFSVLQGLPVFKDPLAPNNISFNDCHFGTECFQRVTKVKSRMVLSILKLGYNVLLSDVDVYWFMNPLPLLHSLGPAVLGAQSDEFNKTGPINLPRRLNSGFYFARSDNSTIAAMEKVVKHAATSALSEQPSFYDTLCGEGGSNRVGDNRCVEPETNLTVHFLDRNLFPNGAYLDLWRKKNVKAACVKMGCFVLHNNWIGGRLKKLERQVLSGLWDYDSSTRMCLQNLP, encoded by the exons ATGCCAATTTGTTATCCATGCCTTCTTATGAAACCACCTCGTATTCTTTTTTTGCgtagttttttatatttcctGTTTTGGATTCATGCGGATTATTGCTCAGCAGTTTGTTTTGGTTCCCAGGCATTTCAAGTTGGATTATGGTCAGTTTGGCTATCTGGGTTTGTGTTAAttggtctctctctctattctaCTCAGAGGTTACCTACCCTCAAGGATCGGATCAGAGTGACCAAACTTGATCAAGAAGCTGTCGGCGATCCAGACAATCCGAAGATTACCATATTCTCAGCACCTAGTCCATTCAATGGCTCTGTTGGGGCTAGGCAGAGTCTAGCTATTCGGTCATGGCTTGCACTGTCCGCACAAATTATTGTTGTTCTCTTCAGCCAAGACCCTTCCGCTGTTTCTTTCGCAGTTCCCTTTGGTTCGAGGGTTTTGGTTGAGCCCAACATTGATTTCAC gtTCCTTGGTACCCCATTCTTTCATTCAATGATAGCAAGATCGCGGTCATTCACATCGGATATTTTCGTTGTTATTGATCCCGAAACCATTCTTCTACCTGACTTCATTTCCACCCTAAACTACGCTTATGAACTTGACCGTGATTGGCTCCTTGTTGCTTCATCACGTAATTTCTCCTACTTCCCATACTACTTGGATGAAGCTGGGAAACATTGGCAAAGAGGGGATGGAAAATGGGTGAGAACCCAGGAG TTGCAGGAGCTGCTTTCTAAAATCTGGCGATGGAATCGTTGTGAAGGAAGAATGCTTATGGCTTGGAACAGCGGAGATTGGCCATTACATACAGGAGTTCTTCCTCCTTTCTTGTATGGGAAGGGGATCCACAACCACTGGGTCATTAATGAGGCTGTATCATCTGAACTCAGGTTTGTGTTTGATGCCAGTTGGACCATCTCAAGTTTCCATCTAAATCATCAGGACCATTGGCCTAATGGAATAGTTGGAGATTCCAGAGTTTCAGATATTGAAAACAGAAGGTGGGAGTATGTTGGCAATTCCCATATTGGGGCATTGTATGGATCATTGTTATATCGCGAGGCTAATTACTCTAGCCTGATAAAACTTTTGAAATGTAGCGGACAATATGTTTTCACCAACACAACTGAAAAAACTGTCTATCCATACGGATACCAGAGTGCCCGTAGCTTATGTAAGAGAAGGATCTTGCATTCATGGTGGAAAAAGAGGATCGTGGCTTGTGTTGATGCTATTAAATCACTGGACAAAATACTAGATTGCTCTTTGAAGGATCAGATGAGACCCTCAGCCCCATTAGATCTTTCATTCTCCTTGGAGTCACTCCTTCCATTAATTGCAGATAAGAATAAAACAATTGTGCTTGCAGTTGCTGGATATAGTTATAAGGACATGCTAATGAATTGGGTGTGCAGATTACGCCGCCTTCTGATTACAAATTTTATGATCTGTGCCCTTGACCAAGAAACCTACTCGTTCTCTGTTCTGCAG GGTCTGCCTGTTTTCAAGGACCCACTGGCTCCAAATAACATCAGCTTCAATGACTGCCACTTTGGTACAGAATGCTTTCAGAGGGTGACCAAAGTGAAATCCAGAATGGTTTTAAGTATACTGAAGCTTGGTTACAACGTGCTCCTAAGTGATGTGGATGTATATTGGTTTATGAATCCATTGCCTTTGCTTCACTCTCTTGGCCCTGCCGTTCTTGGGGCACAGTCTGATGAATTTAACAAGACAG GACCAATAAACTTACCTAGGCGTTTAAACTCTGGTTTCTACTTTGCTCGTTCTGACAATTCAACTATTGCTGCCATGGAGAAGGTGGTGAAGCATGCAGCGACGTCGGCCCTATCTGAGCAGCCAAGCTTCTATGACACATTGTGTGGGGAAGGTGGGTCCAATCGTGTGGGTGATAATAGATGTGTGGAACCTGAAACGAATCTGACTGTTCATTTCTTAGATAGAAACCTCTTCCCAAACGGTGCTTACCTAGATCTGTGGCGGAAGAAAAACGTTAAAGCTGCCTGTGTGAAGATGGGTTGCTTTGTTCTCCACAACAATTGGATTGGTGGGAGGCTGAAGAAGCTAGAGAGACAGGTATTGTCAGGCTTATGGGATTATGATTCTAGTACAAGGATGTGCTTGCAAAACTTGCCCTAG
- the LOC122310815 gene encoding beta-arabinofuranosyltransferase RAY1 isoform X4: protein MKRLPTLKDRIRVTKLDQEAVGDPDNPKITIFSAPSPFNGSVGARQSLAIRSWLALSAQIIVVLFSQDPSAVSFAVPFGSRVLVEPNIDFTFLGTPFFHSMIARSRSFTSDIFVVIDPETILLPDFISTLNYAYELDRDWLLVASSRNFSYFPYYLDEAGKHWQRGDGKWVRTQELQELLSKIWRWNRCEGRMLMAWNSGDWPLHTGVLPPFLYGKGIHNHWVINEAVSSELRFVFDASWTISSFHLNHQDHWPNGIVGDSRVSDIENRRWEYVGNSHIGALYGSLLYREANYSSLIKLLKCSGQYVFTNTTEKTVYPYGYQSARSLCKRRILHSWWKKRIVACVDAIKSLDKILDCSLKDQMRPSAPLDLSFSLESLLPLIADKNKTIVLAVAGYSYKDMLMNWVCRLRRLLITNFMICALDQETYSFSVLQGLPVFKDPLAPNNISFNDCHFGTECFQRVTKVKSRMVLSILKLGYNVLLSDVDVYWFMNPLPLLHSLGPAVLGAQSDEFNKTGPINLPRRLNSGFYFARSDNSTIAAMEKVVKHAATSALSEQPSFYDTLCGEGGSNRVGDNRCVEPETNLTVHFLDRNLFPNGAYLDLWRKKNVKAACVKMGCFVLHNNWIGGRLKKLERQVLSGLWDYDSSTRMCLQNLP from the exons ATGAAG AGGTTACCTACCCTCAAGGATCGGATCAGAGTGACCAAACTTGATCAAGAAGCTGTCGGCGATCCAGACAATCCGAAGATTACCATATTCTCAGCACCTAGTCCATTCAATGGCTCTGTTGGGGCTAGGCAGAGTCTAGCTATTCGGTCATGGCTTGCACTGTCCGCACAAATTATTGTTGTTCTCTTCAGCCAAGACCCTTCCGCTGTTTCTTTCGCAGTTCCCTTTGGTTCGAGGGTTTTGGTTGAGCCCAACATTGATTTCAC gtTCCTTGGTACCCCATTCTTTCATTCAATGATAGCAAGATCGCGGTCATTCACATCGGATATTTTCGTTGTTATTGATCCCGAAACCATTCTTCTACCTGACTTCATTTCCACCCTAAACTACGCTTATGAACTTGACCGTGATTGGCTCCTTGTTGCTTCATCACGTAATTTCTCCTACTTCCCATACTACTTGGATGAAGCTGGGAAACATTGGCAAAGAGGGGATGGAAAATGGGTGAGAACCCAGGAG TTGCAGGAGCTGCTTTCTAAAATCTGGCGATGGAATCGTTGTGAAGGAAGAATGCTTATGGCTTGGAACAGCGGAGATTGGCCATTACATACAGGAGTTCTTCCTCCTTTCTTGTATGGGAAGGGGATCCACAACCACTGGGTCATTAATGAGGCTGTATCATCTGAACTCAGGTTTGTGTTTGATGCCAGTTGGACCATCTCAAGTTTCCATCTAAATCATCAGGACCATTGGCCTAATGGAATAGTTGGAGATTCCAGAGTTTCAGATATTGAAAACAGAAGGTGGGAGTATGTTGGCAATTCCCATATTGGGGCATTGTATGGATCATTGTTATATCGCGAGGCTAATTACTCTAGCCTGATAAAACTTTTGAAATGTAGCGGACAATATGTTTTCACCAACACAACTGAAAAAACTGTCTATCCATACGGATACCAGAGTGCCCGTAGCTTATGTAAGAGAAGGATCTTGCATTCATGGTGGAAAAAGAGGATCGTGGCTTGTGTTGATGCTATTAAATCACTGGACAAAATACTAGATTGCTCTTTGAAGGATCAGATGAGACCCTCAGCCCCATTAGATCTTTCATTCTCCTTGGAGTCACTCCTTCCATTAATTGCAGATAAGAATAAAACAATTGTGCTTGCAGTTGCTGGATATAGTTATAAGGACATGCTAATGAATTGGGTGTGCAGATTACGCCGCCTTCTGATTACAAATTTTATGATCTGTGCCCTTGACCAAGAAACCTACTCGTTCTCTGTTCTGCAG GGTCTGCCTGTTTTCAAGGACCCACTGGCTCCAAATAACATCAGCTTCAATGACTGCCACTTTGGTACAGAATGCTTTCAGAGGGTGACCAAAGTGAAATCCAGAATGGTTTTAAGTATACTGAAGCTTGGTTACAACGTGCTCCTAAGTGATGTGGATGTATATTGGTTTATGAATCCATTGCCTTTGCTTCACTCTCTTGGCCCTGCCGTTCTTGGGGCACAGTCTGATGAATTTAACAAGACAG GACCAATAAACTTACCTAGGCGTTTAAACTCTGGTTTCTACTTTGCTCGTTCTGACAATTCAACTATTGCTGCCATGGAGAAGGTGGTGAAGCATGCAGCGACGTCGGCCCTATCTGAGCAGCCAAGCTTCTATGACACATTGTGTGGGGAAGGTGGGTCCAATCGTGTGGGTGATAATAGATGTGTGGAACCTGAAACGAATCTGACTGTTCATTTCTTAGATAGAAACCTCTTCCCAAACGGTGCTTACCTAGATCTGTGGCGGAAGAAAAACGTTAAAGCTGCCTGTGTGAAGATGGGTTGCTTTGTTCTCCACAACAATTGGATTGGTGGGAGGCTGAAGAAGCTAGAGAGACAGGTATTGTCAGGCTTATGGGATTATGATTCTAGTACAAGGATGTGCTTGCAAAACTTGCCCTAG